In Vibrio sp. FE10, the following are encoded in one genomic region:
- a CDS encoding EamA family transporter produces the protein MKRNDLLLAVFVMAIWGFNFSMIKMGVTNVHPLLATAARFSLAVIPVIFFVARPNVAWRYLVSYGFVFGVGIWGMASWSITAGLSSGLSSVLLSTNVLIGMAVGVWVFKESASVRKLMGAMLAMCALAVLVSAATGNVTVNGVILIMIAACSWTLMGVIVKASKTKQAFAFNVWGMLFAPVPLVLFAVMLHGDQIIWQGIALWDWNTTIAVLFQAYPTTLFGYWVWNKLLIQYPLSTTAPLTLLVPIFALISGYFMYDEVLSVAQVVASVLFLVGIGLIVKPAKTPNTKTSDSAGDNGKLVKQS, from the coding sequence ATGAAAAGAAATGATTTGTTGTTAGCGGTGTTCGTGATGGCAATTTGGGGATTCAATTTCTCGATGATCAAAATGGGTGTGACCAATGTTCATCCGTTGTTAGCAACCGCTGCGCGTTTCTCGCTAGCGGTTATCCCGGTGATATTTTTTGTGGCGAGACCGAATGTCGCTTGGCGCTATTTAGTGAGTTATGGCTTTGTGTTTGGTGTGGGTATTTGGGGTATGGCTTCTTGGTCAATCACAGCCGGGCTTTCTTCTGGGCTTTCATCGGTATTGCTTTCAACCAACGTGCTAATCGGTATGGCTGTTGGGGTATGGGTTTTCAAAGAAAGTGCGTCGGTTCGCAAGTTAATGGGTGCGATGTTAGCGATGTGCGCCTTGGCGGTATTGGTTTCCGCAGCAACGGGCAATGTCACCGTTAATGGCGTGATTCTTATTATGATCGCAGCGTGCAGTTGGACGTTAATGGGCGTGATTGTTAAGGCGTCTAAAACCAAGCAGGCTTTTGCGTTTAACGTGTGGGGCATGCTGTTTGCGCCAGTTCCATTAGTGTTGTTTGCGGTTATGCTGCACGGTGACCAAATCATTTGGCAGGGGATCGCACTGTGGGATTGGAATACGACGATTGCTGTGTTGTTTCAGGCTTATCCAACCACGCTATTTGGCTACTGGGTGTGGAATAAGTTGTTAATCCAATATCCGTTAAGCACGACCGCACCGTTAACCTTGCTTGTGCCAATCTTCGCATTGATCAGTGGTTACTTTATGTATGACGAAGTACTGTCAGTCGCCCAAGTGGTTGCATCAGTGCTGTTCTTAGTCGGGATTGGCTTAATCGTGAAACCAGCGAAGACACCGAACACTAAAACATCAGATAGCGCGGGAGATAACGGAAAGCTTGTTAAGCAGTCGTGA
- a CDS encoding aspartoacylase: MDNINQVLLVAGTHGNELSGIYLNKLIKERLYAAERSTFSTTSVIANPKAVEQNVRYVDTDLNRQFCNTNHDDTAGLAEHTVARQFIDRHASKEQQLIVDLHNTTSNMGATLILLSNDAFYQKMGAYVKQRMPEANILFEDRKPWDEQPYLCTTGKCGVMIEVGAQAHGSLKFDTLKLMKQMLTMVLDYVEKHNLNQVQALEDYDAFFYVEEVNVPLGPDGMRVATVHPAICGRDFEVVKQGEPLLATFFGYDIYWEREQDIYPHFINESAYAKANIAMALAEKRLVSVS; the protein is encoded by the coding sequence ATGGACAACATTAATCAAGTCTTGCTGGTTGCTGGAACACACGGCAACGAGCTCTCAGGAATCTATTTAAACAAGCTCATCAAAGAGCGTTTGTATGCCGCCGAGCGTTCAACATTTTCGACTACTTCTGTTATCGCAAATCCTAAAGCGGTAGAGCAGAACGTCCGATATGTTGACACGGACCTAAATCGTCAGTTTTGTAATACTAACCACGACGATACTGCTGGTTTAGCTGAGCATACCGTGGCAAGACAGTTTATAGATAGACACGCAAGCAAAGAGCAGCAACTGATCGTGGATTTGCACAACACGACCAGCAATATGGGGGCGACATTAATCTTGCTTTCCAATGATGCTTTCTACCAAAAAATGGGCGCTTATGTGAAACAGCGAATGCCGGAAGCCAATATTCTGTTTGAAGATAGAAAGCCTTGGGATGAGCAGCCTTACCTTTGCACAACAGGGAAGTGTGGAGTGATGATTGAAGTCGGGGCTCAGGCACATGGCTCACTTAAGTTCGATACTCTCAAACTGATGAAGCAGATGCTGACCATGGTTCTTGATTACGTTGAGAAACATAACCTTAACCAAGTACAAGCGCTAGAAGACTACGATGCTTTCTTCTATGTTGAAGAGGTTAATGTTCCACTTGGTCCTGATGGTATGCGAGTAGCCACAGTACACCCAGCGATCTGTGGTCGAGATTTTGAGGTAGTGAAGCAAGGGGAGCCTTTGCTCGCGACTTTCTTTGGTTATGATATCTATTGGGAGCGCGAACAAGATATCTATCCCCATTTCATTAATGAAAGTGCTTACGCTAAAGCCAACATTGCAATGGCATTGGCCGAGAAGCGTTTGGTTTCGGTGAGTTAG
- a CDS encoding DUF1090 domain-containing protein: MSKHSIKILLPLFLFPLSALASDCSQKIGCEKKACEIEMKIDIAKANGYDNKLEGLTDALDQLNTYCTNEELKSELMDDIEDAQEEIVEYKEELQEAQDFNEDDKVAKYQGKIDEEKQKIEQYKQDLSQLN, encoded by the coding sequence ATGTCAAAACACAGCATTAAAATATTGTTACCTCTGTTCCTTTTCCCTTTATCTGCACTGGCTTCTGACTGTTCGCAAAAGATTGGCTGTGAGAAAAAAGCGTGTGAAATTGAAATGAAAATTGATATCGCGAAAGCCAACGGATATGACAACAAGCTAGAAGGACTGACAGACGCTTTAGATCAGTTAAATACATACTGTACCAACGAAGAACTAAAATCAGAGTTAATGGATGACATTGAAGACGCGCAAGAAGAAATCGTTGAGTACAAAGAGGAACTTCAAGAAGCGCAAGACTTCAACGAAGACGACAAGGTCGCTAAATACCAAGGGAAGATCGACGAAGAAAAACAAAAGATTGAACAGTACAAACAAGACCTGTCTCAGTTAAATTAA
- a CDS encoding CobW family GTP-binding protein, translating to MNSDKKPLLGIPTNIITGFLGVGKTTAILNLMKNKPADENWAILVNEFGEIGVDGSLIQGNDSKQQVFIREVPGGCMCCAAGLPMQIALNQLLSEAKPDRLLIEPTGLGHPKEVLEVLSSEHYRKVLSLQKNITLVDARKLSDTRYSEHDTFNQQITIADTIVGNKVDLYKSGDAEKLAEYVAQVCHPDTKLIFAHHGKIPSDEFDGNTNFYHHQAHHHHHHHHHQQDKPLASELPMPESGMIKASNQGEGFESIGWRFAADKLFDRQQLLNVLVGLKAERMKAVFITQSGIFGYNLTEDGLTECELDECNETRIEVIGQAIDSDLETHLLQCLVS from the coding sequence ATGAACTCTGATAAAAAGCCTCTCTTGGGTATTCCAACCAATATCATTACCGGCTTTCTCGGCGTAGGTAAAACTACCGCGATTCTCAACCTAATGAAGAACAAGCCCGCAGATGAAAACTGGGCTATTTTGGTGAATGAATTCGGAGAAATTGGCGTTGATGGCAGTTTGATCCAAGGGAACGACAGCAAACAACAAGTGTTTATTCGTGAAGTGCCTGGCGGCTGTATGTGTTGCGCGGCAGGTTTACCGATGCAGATCGCACTGAATCAACTGCTGTCAGAAGCAAAACCTGATCGCTTATTGATCGAGCCGACAGGGCTTGGTCACCCTAAAGAAGTGTTAGAAGTCTTGTCTTCAGAGCATTACCGCAAAGTCTTGTCACTGCAGAAGAACATTACTTTGGTTGATGCCCGCAAGCTTTCTGACACACGCTATTCTGAACACGATACCTTCAATCAGCAAATCACCATTGCCGACACCATTGTGGGTAATAAAGTCGACCTGTACAAAAGTGGCGATGCAGAAAAACTGGCTGAGTACGTCGCACAGGTTTGTCACCCAGACACCAAACTCATATTTGCCCATCACGGTAAGATCCCTTCCGACGAGTTCGATGGAAACACCAATTTTTACCATCATCAAGCTCATCACCACCATCACCACCATCATCATCAGCAAGATAAGCCACTCGCTTCAGAATTACCGATGCCAGAAAGCGGCATGATAAAGGCGAGTAACCAAGGTGAAGGGTTTGAAAGTATTGGTTGGCGATTCGCGGCTGACAAACTGTTCGACCGTCAGCAATTGCTTAATGTATTAGTTGGGCTCAAAGCCGAACGAATGAAAGCGGTGTTCATCACTCAAAGCGGTATCTTTGGTTACAACCTAACTGAAGATGGTCTAACAGAGTGTGAACTTGATGAATGCAATGAAACCAGAATTGAGGTGATTGGTCAGGCCATAGACAGCGACCTAGAAACTCACCTGCTTCAATGCTTAGTTAGTTAA
- a CDS encoding carbonate dehydratase: MLRRNPSGHMPEVSETSFIDPTAIICGKVIIEDNVFIGPYAVIRADEVNEQGDMEAIVIKRDTNIQDGVVIHSKAGAAVTIGERSSIAHRSIIHGPCEVCDDVFIGFNSVVFNAVIGKGCVIRHNCVVDGHDLPEGFHVPPMTNIGSGFDLNNISKVPPEYSAFSESVVSANHTLVQGYRRIANEL, encoded by the coding sequence ATGTTAAGAAGAAACCCAAGCGGTCACATGCCAGAAGTATCGGAGACCTCTTTCATTGACCCGACCGCCATCATCTGTGGCAAGGTCATCATTGAAGATAACGTGTTTATTGGCCCTTACGCCGTGATTCGTGCTGACGAAGTCAATGAACAAGGCGATATGGAAGCCATCGTGATTAAGCGTGATACCAACATTCAAGATGGTGTGGTCATTCACTCAAAAGCTGGCGCTGCCGTCACTATTGGTGAACGCTCATCCATCGCCCATCGCTCGATTATTCATGGCCCTTGTGAGGTCTGTGACGACGTATTTATTGGCTTCAACTCAGTAGTCTTTAATGCGGTGATTGGCAAAGGTTGTGTGATTCGCCATAACTGTGTGGTGGATGGGCACGACTTACCTGAAGGCTTCCATGTACCACCAATGACCAACATCGGTTCAGGGTTTGATTTGAACAATATCTCCAAGGTCCCACCTGAGTACTCTGCGTTTTCAGAATCAGTTGTTTCGGCAAACCATACCCTTGTGCAAGGTTATCGGAGAATTGCTAATGAACTCTGA
- a CDS encoding dihydroorotase has protein sequence MSATLIKNARVVNEGSVTKTDVLIVGHRIEKIADDIKPKPNDEVIDAQGCYLMPGMIDDQVHFREPGLTHKGSIATESRAAVAGGITSYMEMPNVNPATTTIEALERKFDIASQSSLANYSFYLGATEDNLEQIKRLDPTKHCGVKVFMGASTGDLLVEDPKALDAIFRDSPALIVTHCESGPVIAKNQEQLRKEKDVFTIEDHPVLRDDKACYASSSYAIELARKHNSQLHVLHITTAKELALFDAGPIQEKRITAEACVHHLWFSNKDYATLGNQIKCNPAVKYPSDRDALLAALNTGKIDIIATDHAPHTWEEKQVPYEQAPAGLPLVQHALLSLFDHVSAGSMTVAKVVEKTAHNPAIRYAIQERGYIREGYYADLVLVDPQTPTLVSNENSLYQCRWSPFSGHEFSAQIKHTWVNGIKVYTNPESADNNTHNTHVPNEIPNEMPTPAMRLSFER, from the coding sequence ATGTCAGCAACGCTCATCAAAAATGCCCGAGTGGTCAATGAAGGTTCTGTGACTAAAACCGACGTGTTAATCGTTGGTCACCGAATCGAAAAAATCGCAGATGATATCAAGCCAAAACCAAACGATGAGGTCATTGACGCGCAAGGCTGTTATCTAATGCCAGGGATGATTGACGACCAAGTCCACTTTCGTGAGCCGGGATTAACACACAAAGGTTCAATCGCCACAGAGTCACGAGCTGCGGTTGCAGGCGGTATTACCAGCTATATGGAGATGCCAAACGTAAACCCTGCCACAACAACCATTGAAGCCTTAGAGAGAAAATTTGATATTGCCTCACAAAGCTCGCTGGCAAATTACTCGTTTTATCTCGGAGCCACTGAAGACAACCTCGAACAGATTAAGCGACTCGACCCAACCAAACACTGCGGTGTGAAGGTGTTTATGGGCGCTTCGACTGGCGACCTGTTGGTTGAAGATCCTAAAGCGCTCGATGCCATCTTTCGTGATTCCCCCGCCCTTATCGTTACCCATTGCGAAAGCGGGCCAGTGATCGCTAAAAACCAAGAGCAATTAAGAAAAGAAAAAGACGTTTTCACGATTGAAGACCACCCAGTTCTAAGAGACGACAAAGCCTGTTATGCCTCTTCTTCTTATGCGATTGAGCTAGCTAGAAAACACAACAGTCAACTTCATGTGCTGCACATCACGACAGCCAAAGAACTCGCTCTGTTTGACGCAGGGCCAATTCAAGAAAAACGTATTACGGCAGAAGCTTGTGTGCACCACCTGTGGTTCAGCAACAAAGATTACGCAACGCTAGGTAACCAAATTAAATGTAATCCGGCCGTCAAATACCCAAGCGATAGAGACGCCCTATTAGCCGCTTTGAACACGGGGAAAATAGACATCATTGCGACGGATCACGCACCACATACATGGGAAGAAAAACAAGTTCCTTACGAACAAGCCCCAGCAGGATTACCTTTGGTACAACACGCCCTATTGAGCCTGTTTGACCATGTAAGTGCGGGAAGCATGACAGTGGCTAAGGTTGTCGAGAAGACCGCACATAACCCAGCTATCCGTTATGCGATACAGGAACGTGGATATATTCGTGAGGGTTACTACGCCGACCTAGTATTAGTCGACCCACAAACTCCAACCTTGGTCAGCAATGAAAACAGCTTGTATCAATGTAGGTGGTCGCCATTCTCAGGACACGAATTCTCTGCTCAGATTAAGCATACATGGGTAAACGGCATCAAGGTTTATACCAACCCAGAATCCGCAGACAACAACACACATAACACTCATGTACCAAATGAGATACCAAACGAAATGCCAACTCCAGCAATGAGGCTGTCATTCGAGCGCTAG
- a CDS encoding Fur family transcriptional regulator, with protein MRDLEAIIEHVKQGCKVSGKQFTAKRQLILRALIHANKALSAYEIVDYCKEHFDQHVQAMSVYRVLEFLEEQHLAHKLKVSNKYILCDHILCEHEHGIPQFLICSKCDKISEQTIDPAMIHGLQSHAKQEGFTVVSPQLEINCVCDDCAEHT; from the coding sequence ATGAGAGATCTTGAAGCGATCATCGAGCATGTAAAACAGGGCTGTAAAGTCAGTGGCAAACAATTTACGGCCAAAAGACAGCTAATCCTGCGAGCCTTGATTCACGCCAACAAAGCACTTTCTGCTTATGAAATCGTTGATTATTGTAAAGAGCACTTTGACCAACATGTTCAAGCAATGTCGGTTTATCGGGTGTTGGAGTTTCTTGAAGAGCAACACTTGGCGCACAAACTTAAAGTCTCCAACAAATACATCCTCTGCGACCATATCCTTTGCGAACATGAGCATGGTATCCCTCAATTTTTAATTTGCTCAAAGTGCGACAAAATCAGCGAGCAAACCATCGACCCTGCCATGATTCATGGGCTTCAATCCCACGCTAAACAAGAAGGTTTCACCGTGGTCAGCCCTCAATTGGAGATTAACTGCGTGTGCGATGATTGCGCGGAGCATACCTAG
- the ihfA gene encoding integration host factor subunit alpha → MALTKADLAENLFETLGYSKRDAKETVEVFFEEVRKALENGEQVKLSGFGNFDLREKNERPGRNPKTGEDIPISARRVVTFRPGQKLKARVENIKIEK, encoded by the coding sequence ATGGCACTCACGAAGGCCGATTTGGCTGAGAACCTGTTTGAGACACTCGGATACAGCAAGCGGGATGCCAAGGAAACGGTGGAAGTGTTTTTCGAAGAAGTTCGTAAAGCGCTCGAAAATGGCGAACAGGTAAAACTGTCTGGTTTTGGTAATTTTGATCTTCGCGAGAAAAACGAGCGACCTGGTCGTAACCCGAAAACTGGTGAAGACATTCCAATTTCTGCTCGACGTGTTGTTACTTTTAGACCGGGACAAAAACTAAAGGCCCGTGTCGAGAATATTAAAATCGAGAAGTAG
- a CDS encoding c-type cytochrome — protein MRQAFLALIFLALPVVVTAAEYQQIANMCIACHGSGEDTSYPSIPNLKWQNKVYLTEQLSNFKSGKRTDKTMSKVAQLLSEQDIEKLANYFYTLHHKGSPQ, from the coding sequence TTGCGACAAGCCTTTTTAGCTTTGATATTTCTCGCTCTGCCTGTGGTAGTCACGGCAGCGGAATATCAGCAAATAGCAAATATGTGTATTGCCTGTCACGGTAGCGGCGAAGATACGTCATATCCGTCGATTCCCAACTTGAAGTGGCAAAACAAGGTTTACCTTACCGAACAGTTGTCGAACTTTAAGAGTGGTAAACGAACAGACAAAACTATGTCTAAAGTGGCTCAACTTTTGTCTGAGCAAGATATCGAGAAACTAGCCAACTACTTTTACACACTGCATCACAAAGGGTCACCCCAATGA
- a CDS encoding molybdopterin-dependent oxidoreductase produces MSLDRRQFLKAALSATAVSALPVSWVFAANRPEDLAALDINALTWAKAEDLPDYYTVLNTNPLNAYPPESMLAPAVTPADVPFVRWNGLMPDFVEMDPETWTFEVKGESVKESKSYTLAELKSKFKHHTQSLVLECGGNSRNNFYPSTKGNQWSNAGVYCSQWTGVLLSDVLKDCGIKDDAVYVGNHGFDKHLSGKGEAISRGVPIAAAMNDNALIAWEMNGEPIPYLHGFPLRSVFGGRPASVSQKCTTGISIRNKIHDGHKMAAPAYQVPKHPIAPGEKVDNKDFRIIEEMIVKSLITSPKSGTEFSLGKKVTVSGHAWAGLRTVEKLQVSYDYGTTWHDAKLNRPVNKGAWQQWEADLDLPMTGYYEIWAKATDSEGDSQPVVQPQWNPKGYLFNGCHRIAVRVS; encoded by the coding sequence ATGAGTTTAGACAGAAGGCAATTTCTTAAAGCTGCGCTTTCCGCTACAGCCGTTTCTGCATTGCCGGTTTCTTGGGTATTTGCGGCTAATCGACCTGAAGACTTGGCGGCACTCGATATCAACGCGTTAACGTGGGCGAAAGCTGAAGACCTTCCTGATTACTACACCGTTTTGAATACCAACCCTCTGAATGCCTATCCGCCAGAAAGTATGCTTGCACCTGCTGTTACACCTGCAGATGTGCCGTTTGTTCGATGGAATGGCTTGATGCCAGATTTTGTAGAAATGGATCCTGAGACTTGGACTTTTGAAGTGAAAGGCGAGTCAGTGAAAGAAAGTAAATCCTATACGCTGGCAGAACTTAAATCCAAGTTTAAACATCATACTCAGAGCCTTGTATTGGAGTGTGGTGGTAACAGCCGTAATAACTTCTATCCAAGTACCAAGGGGAATCAATGGAGTAACGCGGGCGTTTACTGTTCGCAATGGACCGGCGTTTTGCTCAGTGATGTTCTTAAAGACTGTGGCATTAAAGATGATGCGGTTTACGTGGGTAATCACGGCTTTGATAAACACTTAAGTGGCAAAGGAGAAGCCATCTCGCGTGGTGTGCCTATTGCGGCTGCGATGAACGACAACGCTTTGATTGCATGGGAAATGAATGGAGAACCAATTCCATACCTTCATGGCTTCCCACTTCGAAGCGTGTTTGGTGGACGCCCAGCATCGGTTTCTCAGAAGTGCACGACAGGGATTAGTATTCGTAACAAAATTCATGACGGCCATAAGATGGCGGCACCTGCCTATCAAGTACCAAAACATCCGATAGCGCCGGGTGAGAAGGTCGATAACAAAGATTTTCGAATCATTGAAGAGATGATCGTAAAATCGTTGATTACTTCACCAAAGAGCGGGACTGAGTTTTCGCTTGGTAAAAAAGTCACGGTCAGCGGCCATGCTTGGGCCGGGCTCAGAACGGTTGAGAAGCTGCAGGTGAGTTACGATTATGGGACGACATGGCATGATGCAAAGCTTAATAGACCCGTCAACAAAGGCGCATGGCAGCAATGGGAGGCCGATTTAGACCTTCCTATGACCGGTTATTACGAGATTTGGGCAAAGGCAACCGACAGTGAAGGCGACAGTCAGCCAGTCGTACAACCACAATGGAACCCGAAAGGTTATTTGTTCAATGGTTGTCACCGTATTGCAGTTCGAGTGTCGTGA
- a CDS encoding cytochrome C, with protein sequence MKQINDKSLHTHSTLANSARARLTDVSKRSYRKDIMRAALVCSLLTSMLVHADEIPENPKEYYGVDKTSGLIMAPGWEVVNGQCNACHTSLIVAQNSGTREQWRETIQWMVDTQGLWDLTDTWDPVLDYLSTYYQDKGIDMNKYRRKPIDSALLPPMPGAHK encoded by the coding sequence ATGAAACAAATTAACGATAAGTCTCTTCATACTCATTCTACTCTCGCCAATTCTGCCCGTGCCCGGTTGACTGATGTAAGTAAGCGTTCTTACCGCAAAGACATAATGAGAGCCGCTCTAGTATGCAGTCTATTAACCTCGATGCTCGTACATGCCGATGAGATTCCAGAAAACCCGAAAGAGTATTACGGTGTAGACAAGACCTCTGGGCTCATTATGGCCCCAGGTTGGGAAGTGGTGAATGGCCAGTGTAATGCGTGTCACACCAGTTTAATCGTGGCTCAGAACAGCGGCACTAGAGAACAGTGGCGAGAGACGATCCAATGGATGGTTGATACTCAGGGGTTGTGGGACTTGACAGATACATGGGATCCAGTGCTCGATTACTTGAGCACTTACTACCAAGACAAAGGCATCGACATGAACAAGTATCGTCGTAAGCCTATTGATAGCGCCTTGTTGCCACCAATGCCAGGAGCGCATAAATGA
- a CDS encoding c-type cytochrome, with protein MTMNSVTLVSIFLAPAMAVMLLSACSDEHSEFDTKVVPKIDVELEKAEPYIPSLIAGEKLAQNLCSQCHGDKIIPFVQSYPNIKGQKASYILKQLRDFKSDERQDLYMQSVVKSLSDRDLQDAAAFYSTLKPLDLYNRSKEYYHQ; from the coding sequence ATGACGATGAACTCAGTGACATTAGTGTCTATATTTCTGGCGCCTGCGATGGCCGTTATGTTGCTTTCTGCATGCTCTGATGAACATTCCGAATTTGACACTAAGGTAGTGCCCAAAATTGACGTTGAGCTAGAAAAAGCGGAGCCTTATATACCAAGTTTGATTGCGGGCGAGAAACTTGCCCAGAACCTTTGTAGCCAGTGCCACGGCGATAAGATCATTCCTTTTGTGCAATCTTACCCAAATATAAAGGGACAAAAGGCGAGTTACATTCTTAAGCAACTACGTGATTTTAAAAGCGATGAACGCCAAGATCTGTATATGCAGTCGGTAGTGAAGTCTTTATCAGATAGAGACTTACAAGACGCGGCGGCATTTTACAGCACGTTAAAACCCTTGGATTTATACAACCGCTCTAAGGAGTATTATCACCAATAG
- a CDS encoding RelA/SpoT domain-containing protein — protein MSVFLRTTALMLLVLSRAPAFAAAPVSTSSTDQSRTPAQNQVSSNVFRHSLSGLYGIKAFDSRPTQPYTDFDILYSKAHQAQAELETICKSTALLTNSDALFAGVKSQARAEEKIDLELDGDVSRITDLARATIIANDVESLVEVYEALSREADVVKVKNKFKSPADSGYRDLNLLVRLPKTNVIAEVQLHLRAIADVKSGPEHELYEIIQGIERHAIAEKRPINDIEAAQINSLRRQSLELYQQAWQPYITTHIKAA, from the coding sequence ATGAGTGTATTTCTCCGTACGACGGCCCTAATGCTTCTAGTATTGAGCCGAGCGCCTGCATTCGCAGCAGCACCTGTTTCAACAAGTTCAACTGATCAATCGCGCACTCCTGCGCAAAACCAAGTTTCATCAAACGTATTCCGCCACAGCCTTAGCGGCTTATACGGCATCAAAGCATTCGACTCACGTCCGACTCAGCCTTATACCGACTTCGATATTCTGTACAGCAAAGCTCACCAAGCACAGGCTGAACTAGAAACCATCTGTAAAAGTACTGCCCTACTGACTAACTCAGACGCACTCTTTGCTGGCGTTAAATCTCAAGCACGAGCAGAAGAGAAAATTGACCTTGAGTTAGATGGCGATGTATCAAGAATTACCGACTTAGCCCGCGCAACCATCATCGCTAACGATGTAGAAAGCTTGGTCGAAGTTTACGAAGCTCTAAGCCGCGAAGCGGATGTGGTAAAAGTGAAAAACAAATTCAAATCACCGGCTGATTCTGGCTACCGTGATTTGAACCTTTTGGTTCGTTTACCTAAAACTAATGTTATTGCCGAAGTGCAACTTCACTTGAGAGCCATCGCTGATGTGAAAAGTGGCCCTGAACATGAGCTTTACGAAATCATCCAAGGCATTGAGCGTCACGCTATTGCAGAAAAACGCCCGATTAACGACATCGAAGCGGCGCAAATCAATAGCCTAAGACGCCAATCTCTAGAGCTTTACCAACAAGCATGGCAACCATACATTACAACGCACATTAAAGCGGCTTAG
- a CDS encoding thiopurine S-methyltransferase, which translates to MNNPEFWHNKWAANQIGFHLEDVNPLLIEFWQKTNPSYDKSVFVPLCGKSEDLIWLATKHEEVQGVELSQIAVRAFFSEHLYTPTVTQISGQHELYQFDELSVYTGDYFTAPIQPVDIIYDRASLVALPAEMRAQYVERLKQLLKPGGKILLVTLDYDQREMAGPPFSVPKLEIDQLFAGYKITLLNQDIADDEHPKIAKKGLSRFSEEVYLIESDA; encoded by the coding sequence ATGAATAATCCTGAATTTTGGCACAATAAATGGGCAGCCAACCAAATTGGTTTCCACCTTGAAGATGTAAACCCGCTTCTTATCGAATTTTGGCAAAAGACTAACCCTAGTTACGACAAGAGTGTCTTCGTGCCTCTTTGTGGTAAGAGTGAAGATTTGATTTGGTTAGCGACCAAGCATGAAGAGGTTCAAGGTGTCGAATTAAGCCAGATCGCGGTTCGCGCATTTTTCTCTGAGCATTTATACACACCGACAGTGACTCAAATCAGTGGTCAACATGAGCTGTACCAATTTGATGAGCTGAGTGTTTACACCGGTGACTACTTCACTGCGCCCATTCAGCCTGTCGACATCATTTATGATCGTGCTTCGTTGGTGGCTTTGCCTGCTGAGATGCGCGCGCAATATGTGGAACGTTTGAAGCAACTGTTAAAGCCTGGCGGCAAGATCTTGTTGGTTACATTGGATTACGACCAACGCGAAATGGCAGGGCCTCCGTTTAGCGTGCCTAAGCTAGAGATCGATCAGTTGTTTGCAGGCTATAAGATCACTTTGTTGAATCAAGATATTGCAGATGATGAACACCCTAAGATTGCGAAGAAAGGTTTGTCTCGATTCAGTGAAGAAGTGTATTTGATTGAGTCTGACGCTTAA